A segment of the Micromonospora sediminicola genome:
GCCGCGGCCATCGCCGACCGGGTCCGGTGGCAGCTCGACGGCTGGCTCTCCGGCAGCAACGGCCGGGGCGGGGCCCGGCCGGCCCGCCCGACCGCCGGCATCATCCGGTTGCGGCTGGTGCCGGACGGCGTGCTCGCCCAGGCCGGCCTGCAACCCGGGCTGTGGGGGGAGACCGGCGCGGAGCGGGAGCGGGCGCACCGCGCACTGAGCCGGGTGCAGGGCATCCTCGGCCCCGAGGCGGTGGTCACCGCCGTCCTCGGCGGCGGGCGCTCCCCGGCCGAGCAGGTGCGTCTGGTGCCGTGGGGCGACGAACGGGCGCCCGCCCGCCCCGGCCCCCCGCCCCTGCCGACCCTTCCGTCGTCGGGCGTCGCGTCGTCGGCCCTTCCGTCGTCGGGCGTCGCGTCGTCGGCTCTTCCGTCGTCGGGCGTCGCGTCGTCGGCTCTTCCGTCGTCGGGCGTCGCGTCGTCGGCTCTTCCGTCGTCGGGCGTCGCGTCGTCGGCTCTTCCGTCGTCGGGCGTCGCGTCGTCGGCTCTTCCGTCGTCGGGCGTCGCGTCGTCGGCTCTTCCGTCGTCGGGCGTCGCGTCGTCGGCTCTTCCGTCGTCGGGCGTCGCGTCGTCGGCTCTTCCGTCGTCGGGCGTCGCGTCGTCGGCTCTTCCGTCGTCGGGCGTCGCGTCGTCGGCTCTTCCGTCGTCGGGCGTCGCGTCGTCGGCTCTTCCGTCGTCGGGCGCCGCGTCGTCGGGGGTCGCGTCGTCGGGCGTCGGGGCGTCGGGTCCGGCCGCTGTTCCGGCCGTGCGGTCCGGTGCGGCTGCCGCGCCGGTCCCGTCCGGTGGCCCGGGCGCGGCGGCGAGGCGGGCCGGTGGCCGGGCCGGCCGGGGTCGGGCGGTGCCCGAGCCACCGTGGCCGGGGCGGATCCCGCCACCGTCACCGGCCGTGGTGCTGCCCACCCCGGTGTCGGCCGAGGTGCACGACGCGTCCGGCCAGCCGGTCGTGGTGAGCGCCCGGCTGGCGGTCAGCGCGCCGCCGGCCCGGTTGACCGTGGGCACCGGCCGGCCGTCCGACATCTCCGGATGGGTCGGCCCGTGGCCGGTGGACGAGCGCTGGTGGGCGCCGGCCGAGGCGCGTCGTCGCGCCCGGTTCCAGGTCTGCCTGGCCGACGGCACCGCCCTGCTGCTCGCGGTCGAGGGCGGGCAGTGGCTGGTGGAGGCGATCTATGACTGAGCGGTGGGTCTCCGTCCCGAGCCGGGCTCCTGTCGGCGTGCGGTGCCCGGCCGGCCGAGCCGCCACACGATCTGATCGCGGGGCGGTCCCGGGCATCCCGCAGCACTCCCACCGGCTGTTTCCTTCCGCTTTCCGGGATACGCGTTCCAGCTGTCAGGAAGAAGGGAGATCTTGGAAGGAAAACGCCCCTCCAGGGGCCGTTTTCTACCAAGATCTCGGCCGGTTGGTGATCTCGGTGCTCGCCGAGCCAGGGGGCGCGGGATGAGCTTCCACAACCCGAAGATGCCCTGGTCGAAGTTGGAGCAGGTGCTCTCCGGGCGGGGCGGGGACGAGCCGGGCCGGGGCGAGCGGCACCTGCACGTGGTGGACCCGCTCGCGGTCGACGCCGACGGCGGCGACTCCCCGGCCTGGAGCCGCAAGCGCCAGGAATACCAACCGCCGGAGCTGGACCGCCCGGACGGCGTCGTCCCCTACGCGGAGCTGCACGCGCACTCCAACTTCAGCTTCCTCGACGGGGCCAGCCACCCGGAGGAACTGGCCGAGGAGGCGGCCCGGCTGGGGCTCACCGCGCTCGCCGTCACCGACCACGACGGCTTCTACGGCGTGGTGCGCTTCGCCGAGGCGGCCCGCGCGCTGCGGCTGCCGACGATCTTCGGGGCGGAGCTGTCCCTCGGGCTGCCCGGCCCGCAGAACGGCGAACCCGACCCGCTCGGCCGGCACCTGCTGGTGCTCGCGCACGGCCACGAGGGGTACGCCCGCCTGGCCGCCACCATCTCCCGGGCCCAGCTGCGCGGCGGGGAGAAGGGCCGCCCGGTCTACGGCGAGCTGGAGGAGATCGCCGCCGAGCTGCGCGACCACGTGCTCGTGCTCACCGGCTGCCGCAAGGGGCACGTGCCGGCCGCGCTGCTCACCGAGGGCGTCGACGCGGCTGCCCGGGAACTGGACCGGCTCACCGCGCTGTTCGGCGCGGAGACGGTGGCGGTGGAGCTGACCGACCACGGCCACCCGGTCGACGCCGACCGCAACGACGCGCTCGCCGAGCTGGCCGCCGCGGCCGGGCTGCCCACCGTCGCCACCAACAACGTGCACTACGCCACCCCGGGCCGGCGGCGGCTGGCCACCACCGTGGCGGCGGTCCGGGCCCGGCGCAGCCTCGACGAGATCGACGGCTGGCTGCCCGCCGCGGCCACCGCCCACCTGCGCAGCGGCGCGGAGATGGCGGCGCGGTTCGCCGCGTACCCCGGGGCGGTGGCGCGGGCCGCGGAGTTCGGCGCGGAACTCGCCTTCGACCTGCACCTGGTCGCGCCGCAGCTGCCGGCGTACCCGGTGCCGGCCGGGCACACCGAGATGAGCTGGCTGCGCCGGCTGACCATGGACGGCGCCCGCGAGCGGTACGGCCCGTCCGAGGCGCACCCGGAGGCGTACGCGCAGCTGGAGCACGAGCTGCGGATGATCTCCGACCTCGGCTTCCCCGGCTACTTCCTGGTGGTCTACGACATCGTCGCGTTCTGCCGCGCGCAGGACATCTACTGCCAGGGCCGGGGGTCGGCGGCCAACTCGGCGGTCTGCTACGCGCTGCGCATCACCAACGTCGACGCGGTCCGGCACCGGCTGCTGTTCGAACGCTTCCTCGCCCCGGAGCGCGACGGCCCGCCCGACATCGACGTGGACATCGAGTCCGACCGGCGGGAGGAGGTGATCCAGCACGTCTACGCCCGCTACGGCCGGGAGCACACCGCCCAGGTCGCCAACGTCATCTCCTACCGGCCCCGGTCGGCGGTGCGGGACGTGGCCAAGGCGTTCGGCTTCTCGCCCGGGCAGCAGGACGCCTGGAGCAAGCAGATCGACAGGTGGGGTTCGGTCGCCGCGGTCGACGTGGCGGACATCCCGGAGCAGGTGGTCGCGTACGCCAACGAGTTGCAGACCTTCCCCCGGCACCTGGGCATCCACTCCGGCGGCATGGTGATCTGCGACCGGCCGGTGATCGAGGTCTGCCCGGTGGAGTGGGGCCGGATGCCCGGGCGCAGCGTGCTCCAGTGGGACAAGGACGACTGCGCGGCCGTCGGCCTGGTCAAGTTCGACCTGCTCGGCCTCGGCATGCTCTCCGCGCTGCACTACGGCTACGACATGATCGGGATGAGCCTCGACCTCGGCGACATGACGCTGGACGACCCCGAGGTCTACGACATGCTCTGCCGGGCCGACTCGGTCGGGGTGTTCCAGGTGGAGAGCCGGGCCCAGATGGCCACGCTGCCCCGGCTCAAGCCGCGCGAGTTCTACGACCTCGTGGTGGAGGTGGCGCTGATCCGTCCCGGCCCGATCCAGGGCGGCTCGGTGCACCCGTACATCCGGCGCAAGAACGGCCAGGAGCCGGTCACGTACGCGCACCCGCTGATGCGCAACGCGCTGGAGAAGACGCTCGGCGTGCCGCTGTTCCAGGAGCAGCTCATGCAGCTCGCCATCGACCTGGCCGGGTTCGACGCGGCCGGCGCCGACCAGCTGCGCCGGGCCATGGGGGCGAAACGCTCGGTGGAGCGGATGGCACAGATCGCCGACCGGCTCTACGCCGGGATGGCCGAGCGGGGCATCACCGGCGAGCTGGCCGACGACGTCTACCGCAAGCTCACCGCGTTCGCCAGCTACGGCTTCCCGGAGAGCCACGCGATGAGCTTCGCCTACCTGGTCTACGCCAGCTCGTGGCTCAAGCGCTACCACCCGGGCCCGTTCCTGGCCGCGCTGCTCAACGCCCAGCCGATGGGCTTCTACTCGCCGCAGACGCTCACCGACGACGCCCGCCGGCACGGCGTGGAGGTGCGCCGGCCGGACATCAACGCCAGCGGCGCCAAGGCGGTGCTGGAGTCCACGCCGGAGACCCGGTGGGGCAGCGTGCCGGGCGAGCCGCCGCACGCCTGGGGGCTGGGCGGTCCGGCGGTCCGGCTCGGGCTGGGCAGCGTCCGTACCCTCGGCGACGACGTGGCCGAGCGGATCGAGGCGGAGCGGGCGGCGCACGGGCCGTACCGGGACATGCCGGACCTGGCCCGCCGCGTCGGTCTCACCGCCGCGCAGCTGGAGGCGCTGGCCACCGCGGACGCCTTCGCCTGTTTCGGGCTGACCCGGCGGCAGGCCCTCTGGGCCGCCGGCGCGGCGGCCCAGGACCGGCCCGGTCGGCTGCCCGGCACGGTGACCGGCGCGGACCCGCCCACGCTGCCCGGCATGGCGGACGTGGACCGGCTGGTCGCCGACGTGTGGGCCACCGGC
Coding sequences within it:
- a CDS encoding error-prone DNA polymerase, which translates into the protein MSFHNPKMPWSKLEQVLSGRGGDEPGRGERHLHVVDPLAVDADGGDSPAWSRKRQEYQPPELDRPDGVVPYAELHAHSNFSFLDGASHPEELAEEAARLGLTALAVTDHDGFYGVVRFAEAARALRLPTIFGAELSLGLPGPQNGEPDPLGRHLLVLAHGHEGYARLAATISRAQLRGGEKGRPVYGELEEIAAELRDHVLVLTGCRKGHVPAALLTEGVDAAARELDRLTALFGAETVAVELTDHGHPVDADRNDALAELAAAAGLPTVATNNVHYATPGRRRLATTVAAVRARRSLDEIDGWLPAAATAHLRSGAEMAARFAAYPGAVARAAEFGAELAFDLHLVAPQLPAYPVPAGHTEMSWLRRLTMDGARERYGPSEAHPEAYAQLEHELRMISDLGFPGYFLVVYDIVAFCRAQDIYCQGRGSAANSAVCYALRITNVDAVRHRLLFERFLAPERDGPPDIDVDIESDRREEVIQHVYARYGREHTAQVANVISYRPRSAVRDVAKAFGFSPGQQDAWSKQIDRWGSVAAVDVADIPEQVVAYANELQTFPRHLGIHSGGMVICDRPVIEVCPVEWGRMPGRSVLQWDKDDCAAVGLVKFDLLGLGMLSALHYGYDMIGMSLDLGDMTLDDPEVYDMLCRADSVGVFQVESRAQMATLPRLKPREFYDLVVEVALIRPGPIQGGSVHPYIRRKNGQEPVTYAHPLMRNALEKTLGVPLFQEQLMQLAIDLAGFDAAGADQLRRAMGAKRSVERMAQIADRLYAGMAERGITGELADDVYRKLTAFASYGFPESHAMSFAYLVYASSWLKRYHPGPFLAALLNAQPMGFYSPQTLTDDARRHGVEVRRPDINASGAKAVLESTPETRWGSVPGEPPHAWGLGGPAVRLGLGSVRTLGDDVAERIEAERAAHGPYRDMPDLARRVGLTAAQLEALATADAFACFGLTRRQALWAAGAAAQDRPGRLPGTVTGADPPTLPGMADVDRLVADVWATGLSPESHPARFIRDRLDALGAVPIARLGQVPPGQRIRVGGIVTHRQRPATAGGVTFLNLEDETGMLNVTCSPGLWQRYRRIARTSGALVVRGRLQRHEGVTNLTADRLDAIEPPVTPASRDFR
- a CDS encoding Y-family DNA polymerase codes for the protein MSTAPPRALLLWCPDWPVLAAEIVDGVPATDPVVVLHANRVVACSERARAEGIRRGLRRREAQGRCPQLTVVDHDPGRDARAFEPVVAAVEEVVAGVEVIRPGACVTAARGPSRYLGGEEAAAERIVEHVAQSCAVESQVGIADGVFAAGLAAREGRILPPGGTPEFLAGRPVEALGRPALADLLRRLGVRTLGDFAALPAGDVLARFGFDGALAHRLAAGRDDRPLAVRQPPVDLTVTADHDEPIERVDAAAFAARTLAERLHERLAAYGLACTRLGIEAVTAHGQELHRVWRHDGLLTAAAIADRVRWQLDGWLSGSNGRGGARPARPTAGIIRLRLVPDGVLAQAGLQPGLWGETGAERERAHRALSRVQGILGPEAVVTAVLGGGRSPAEQVRLVPWGDERAPARPGPPPLPTLPSSGVASSALPSSGVASSALPSSGVASSALPSSGVASSALPSSGVASSALPSSGVASSALPSSGVASSALPSSGVASSALPSSGVASSALPSSGVASSALPSSGVASSALPSSGVASSALPSSGAASSGVASSGVGASGPAAVPAVRSGAAAAPVPSGGPGAAARRAGGRAGRGRAVPEPPWPGRIPPPSPAVVLPTPVSAEVHDASGQPVVVSARLAVSAPPARLTVGTGRPSDISGWVGPWPVDERWWAPAEARRRARFQVCLADGTALLLAVEGGQWLVEAIYD